In the Sulfitobacter pacificus genome, one interval contains:
- the gatC gene encoding Asp-tRNA(Asn)/Glu-tRNA(Gln) amidotransferase subunit GatC: MSIDENTAARVAKLARIKVEPDALPALAQEFNGILGFIEQLSEVDVEGVEPMTSVTPQRLKRRVDEVTDGDQQEKILKNAPDAREGFFAVPKVVE; encoded by the coding sequence ATGTCCATTGATGAAAACACCGCCGCGCGTGTGGCAAAACTGGCCCGGATCAAGGTAGAGCCGGATGCGCTTCCGGCTTTGGCGCAGGAATTCAACGGGATTTTGGGGTTCATTGAGCAGCTGAGCGAAGTGGATGTGGAAGGTGTTGAGCCGATGACATCTGTGACCCCGCAGCGGTTGAAACGCCGCGTGGATGAGGTGACGGACGGGGATCAACAGGAGAAGATCCTGAAGAATGCGCCCGATGCGCGTGAAGGTTTCTTTGCTGTACCGAAGGTAGTTGAATAA
- the gatA gene encoding Asp-tRNA(Asn)/Glu-tRNA(Gln) amidotransferase subunit GatA, which produces MSDLNKLGLAEARDALRAGDTTSKELTEACLKAIDGAGALNAFVHHTPEIALEQAAKADARLKEGDAPAMCGLPIGMKDLFCTKGVPSQAGSRILQGFLPEYESTVSQNLFDAGAVMLGKLNMDEFAMGSSNETSVYGNAVNPWRRGNDDAALTPGGSSGGSAAAVAADLCLAATGTDTGGSIRQPAAFTGITGIKPTYGRCSRWGVVAFASSLDQAGPMTKNVRDAAIMLEAMCSYDAKDSTSADIPVPDFEAALTGDMRGKKIGIPKEYRMEGMPEEIEALWQDGIAMMKDAGAEIVDISLPHTKYALPAYYVIAPAEASSNLARYDGVRYGHRATLDQGDGITEMYEKTRAEGFGPEVQRRVMVGTYVLSAGFYDAYYNRARKVRTLIKRDFENVFAQGIDSILTPATPSAAFGLGEMADADPVQMYLNDVFTVTVNLAGLPGIAVPTGTDRQGLPLALQLIGRPWEEADLLSSAYALERAAGFVAKPEKWW; this is translated from the coding sequence ATGAGTGATCTGAACAAACTGGGCCTTGCCGAAGCCCGCGACGCGCTGCGTGCCGGTGACACAACATCCAAAGAGTTGACCGAAGCCTGCCTGAAAGCCATTGACGGGGCAGGGGCGTTGAACGCTTTTGTCCACCACACGCCAGAGATAGCATTGGAGCAGGCGGCCAAGGCCGATGCACGGTTGAAAGAGGGGGACGCCCCCGCCATGTGTGGTCTGCCGATCGGTATGAAGGATTTGTTCTGTACCAAAGGTGTGCCGTCGCAGGCTGGTTCGCGTATTTTGCAAGGTTTTCTGCCGGAATATGAATCCACCGTCAGCCAGAATCTGTTTGACGCAGGTGCGGTGATGCTGGGCAAGCTGAACATGGATGAATTCGCCATGGGCTCGTCCAATGAAACATCTGTTTATGGCAATGCGGTGAACCCTTGGCGGCGCGGCAATGATGATGCGGCTCTGACGCCGGGTGGTTCGTCCGGTGGGTCAGCGGCGGCAGTGGCGGCGGACCTGTGCCTTGCGGCGACCGGTACAGATACCGGTGGATCCATCCGCCAGCCTGCGGCCTTTACGGGCATTACCGGGATCAAGCCTACCTATGGCCGATGCTCGCGCTGGGGTGTTGTGGCCTTTGCCTCTTCCCTCGATCAGGCCGGCCCGATGACCAAAAACGTGCGTGATGCGGCGATCATGCTGGAAGCCATGTGCAGCTATGACGCCAAGGATTCGACCTCGGCGGATATTCCGGTGCCGGATTTTGAAGCGGCATTGACCGGCGACATGCGCGGCAAGAAAATCGGTATCCCCAAGGAATACCGGATGGAAGGCATGCCCGAGGAGATCGAAGCGTTGTGGCAGGACGGCATCGCAATGATGAAGGATGCAGGGGCCGAGATCGTCGACATTTCCCTGCCGCATACCAAATACGCGCTGCCGGCTTATTATGTGATTGCGCCTGCCGAGGCCTCCAGCAACCTCGCGCGCTATGACGGGGTGCGCTATGGCCACCGCGCGACGCTGGATCAGGGTGACGGCATCACCGAGATGTACGAGAAAACCCGCGCCGAAGGGTTTGGCCCCGAGGTGCAGCGCCGCGTGATGGTTGGCACCTATGTGCTGTCGGCAGGTTTCTATGACGCCTATTACAACCGTGCCCGCAAGGTGCGCACCCTGATCAAGCGCGACTTTGAAAACGTCTTTGCTCAGGGCATCGACAGCATCCTGACACCTGCCACACCCTCTGCCGCCTTTGGTCTGGGGGAAATGGCGGATGCAGATCCGGTGCAGATGTATTTGAACGATGTGTTTACCGTGACCGTGAACCTTGCGGGTCTGCCGGGTATTGCGGTGCCCACGGGGACCGACCGTCAAGGCCTGCCGCTGGCATTGCAACTGATTGGACGGCCATGGGAAGAGGCCGATTTGCTGTCCTCCGCCTATGCGCTGGAACGGGCGGCAGGTTTTGTAGCCAAGCCAGAGAAATGGTGGTAA
- a CDS encoding 5-bromo-4-chloroindolyl phosphate hydrolysis family protein — translation MAQRYGGKYSPDGDSSTPAKQQRRVQVSPAGGRSNIMFIPAIPLIATTLGDGAIPMTFGLAGAGMWTLSAWLLREGLIAQAAFDERKVARRPALPRKILAAVGMGLGSALAVIAHQNTADILSPLLFGICTGALHLAAFGIDPLKSKGMEGIDTFQQDRVARVVDEAEKHLSAMTDALTRAGDRQASAKLADFQDAARTLIRTVEEDPRDLTAARKFLGVYLQGARDASIKFADIYSRTQDPEARADYIALLEDLEQNFAARTQKSLLDDRSDLTIEIDVLRERLSREGVRLDP, via the coding sequence ATGGCGCAGCGGTATGGCGGCAAATACAGCCCTGATGGCGACAGCAGCACCCCGGCGAAACAACAGCGGCGCGTGCAGGTCAGCCCGGCAGGCGGGCGCAGCAACATCATGTTCATCCCCGCGATTCCGCTGATCGCCACCACGCTGGGCGATGGGGCAATTCCGATGACCTTCGGCCTTGCCGGTGCGGGGATGTGGACCCTGTCCGCATGGCTGCTGCGCGAGGGGTTGATCGCTCAAGCCGCCTTTGACGAACGCAAGGTCGCCCGCCGCCCCGCTCTGCCACGCAAAATTCTGGCTGCTGTCGGCATGGGTCTAGGCAGCGCGCTGGCCGTGATTGCGCATCAAAACACCGCCGACATCTTGTCGCCGCTGCTGTTTGGCATCTGCACCGGGGCGCTGCATCTGGCCGCTTTCGGTATTGATCCTCTGAAATCCAAAGGCATGGAAGGCATCGACACCTTCCAGCAAGACCGCGTTGCCCGTGTGGTGGACGAGGCTGAAAAACACCTCAGCGCCATGACAGATGCCCTGACTCGCGCTGGCGACCGTCAGGCCAGCGCCAAACTGGCAGATTTTCAGGACGCCGCCCGCACCCTGATCCGCACAGTTGAGGAAGATCCGCGTGACCTGACCGCCGCCCGCAAGTTTCTTGGCGTCTACCTGCAAGGCGCGCGCGATGCCTCGATCAAATTTGCAGACATCTACAGCCGGACACAGGATCCAGAGGCGCGCGCCGATTACATCGCGCTGCTGGAGGATCTGGAACAGAATTTCGCCGCCCGCACCCAAAAATCCCTGCTGGATGACCGCAGTGATCTGACCATTGAAATCGACGTGCTGCGCGAGCGGCTTTCCCGCGAAGGGGTGCGTCTTGACCCATGA
- a CDS encoding pseudouridine synthase, protein MNNTSKTDTPKGDRIAKVLARAGVASRREAERMIEAGRVSVNGEQITSPALNVTDTDRISVDGKPLAEPEPPRMWLYHKPTGLVTTTRDEKGRGTIYDDLPADMPRVMSVGRLDLNSEGLLLLTNDGGIKRQLELPSTGWLRRYRVRVNGRPSEEALEPLRKGITIEGERFLPMSVTLDRQQGANAWLTIGLREGKNREIRRAMEAINLSVNRLIRISYGPFQLGELKQGEVEELRRKVVRDQLGLVLEDNTGTAAKKPKAVQHGSRKRPGKPRR, encoded by the coding sequence ATGAATAACACATCCAAGACCGACACGCCCAAAGGCGACCGTATCGCCAAGGTTCTGGCCCGCGCAGGCGTTGCCTCGCGCCGTGAAGCCGAACGTATGATCGAAGCTGGCCGCGTCAGCGTGAATGGCGAACAGATCACCTCGCCCGCGCTGAACGTGACCGATACAGATCGGATCAGCGTCGATGGCAAACCTCTGGCCGAACCGGAACCGCCGCGCATGTGGCTTTACCACAAGCCTACGGGCCTTGTGACCACCACCCGCGACGAAAAAGGGCGCGGCACAATCTATGATGATCTGCCCGCTGATATGCCACGGGTGATGAGCGTCGGACGGCTTGACCTCAACTCCGAAGGCTTGCTGTTGCTCACCAATGACGGCGGCATCAAACGCCAGTTGGAACTGCCCAGCACCGGCTGGCTGCGCCGTTACCGCGTGCGGGTGAATGGCCGCCCTTCCGAGGAGGCACTGGAACCCCTGCGCAAGGGAATCACCATTGAGGGCGAGCGGTTTTTGCCCATGAGCGTGACACTGGACCGTCAGCAAGGGGCCAACGCATGGCTGACAATCGGCCTGCGCGAAGGCAAGAACCGCGAGATCCGCCGCGCGATGGAGGCGATCAACCTTTCCGTGAACCGCCTGATCCGCATCAGCTATGGTCCATTTCAACTGGGCGAGTTGAAACAGGGCGAGGTTGAGGAACTGCGCCGCAAGGTCGTGCGCGACCAGCTTGGGCTGGTGTTAGAAGACAATACAGGCACAGCAGCGAAGAAGCCCAAAGCCGTGCAGCATGGCTCACGCAAGCGGCCCGGCAAACCGCGCCGCTAG
- a CDS encoding SPFH domain-containing protein: MGIFDFLSGEFIDVIHWVDDTRDTMVWRFEREAHEIKYGAKLTVREGQAAVFVHEGQLADVFTPGMYMLETNNMPILTTLQHWDHGFKSPFKSEIYFVNTTRFNDLKWGTKNPIIVRDPEFGPVRLRAYGTYSVRVSDPAKFLTEIVGTDGEFTMDEISYQIRNIIVQEFSRTIARAQIPVLDMAANTRELSKLVGTEIAAQLAEYGLTLPELYIENISLPPAVEEVMDKRSSMGVIGNLNEYMQFQAAEALGREGAGAGAIQAGLGAGLGMQIGQATAASAGPWGARPAATQAPMAPPPPPVEHVWHIAVAGETTGPFSKAAMGRKATEGSLTRDTYVWTPGQDGWQRAEDVTELAQLFTVMPPPPPAG; encoded by the coding sequence ATGGGCATTTTCGATTTCCTCTCCGGCGAATTCATCGACGTCATCCACTGGGTCGACGACACCCGTGACACAATGGTCTGGCGTTTCGAACGTGAAGCGCATGAAATCAAATACGGGGCCAAGCTGACCGTGCGCGAAGGACAGGCGGCGGTGTTTGTCCATGAGGGCCAGCTGGCCGATGTCTTCACCCCCGGCATGTATATGCTGGAAACCAACAACATGCCGATCCTGACCACGCTGCAACATTGGGACCACGGCTTCAAAAGCCCGTTCAAATCGGAAATTTACTTCGTCAACACCACCCGTTTCAACGATCTGAAATGGGGTACCAAGAACCCGATCATCGTGCGCGACCCCGAATTTGGCCCGGTGCGCCTGCGCGCTTATGGCACCTATTCCGTGCGGGTCAGCGATCCGGCCAAGTTCCTGACCGAAATCGTCGGCACCGACGGCGAATTCACCATGGACGAGATCAGCTATCAGATCCGCAATATCATCGTTCAGGAGTTTTCCCGCACCATCGCCCGCGCCCAGATTCCGGTGCTGGACATGGCCGCCAATACCCGCGAGCTGAGCAAGCTGGTCGGGACCGAAATCGCCGCACAACTGGCCGAATACGGGCTGACCCTGCCCGAGCTCTACATTGAAAACATCTCTCTGCCCCCCGCTGTGGAAGAGGTGATGGACAAACGCTCCTCCATGGGGGTTATCGGCAACCTCAACGAATACATGCAGTTTCAGGCCGCAGAGGCGCTGGGGCGTGAAGGCGCAGGGGCCGGTGCCATTCAGGCAGGTCTGGGCGCGGGCCTTGGCATGCAGATTGGTCAGGCTACCGCAGCCAGTGCCGGTCCATGGGGTGCCAGACCTGCCGCGACCCAAGCCCCGATGGCACCGCCCCCACCACCCGTCGAACATGTCTGGCACATTGCTGTCGCTGGCGAGACCACCGGCCCGTTTTCCAAGGCCGCCATGGGACGTAAAGCGACCGAAGGCAGCCTGACCCGCGACACCTATGTCTGGACCCCCGGTCAGGACGGCTGGCAGCGGGCCGAGGACGTCACCGAGCTGGCGCAGCTGTTCACCGTGATGCCACCGCCCCCACCTGCAGGTTAA
- a CDS encoding TerC family protein → MTDLLTLENLGNLLVLCFLQAVLGFDNLLYISIESQRAPVAQQAAVRRWGIIIAVALRIVLLFVIIRLLDAMSEPFFVLNWEGVLTGGVNFATLVFIIGGVFIMYTAVKEIGHMLTIEHLDTDVEAKSGKSAAQVVMLIVMMNLIFSFDSVLSALAITDVFVVLAIAIILSGIAMLVLADSVTRFLEANRMYEVLGLFILLIVGIVLLGEAGQAAAHAMHDPDLALRFFGYEVIPMSKTTFYFSVVVLVAVEVIQSGYTRKLNAERRTGARH, encoded by the coding sequence ATGACCGACCTTCTCACACTCGAAAACCTTGGCAACCTCTTGGTGCTTTGCTTCCTGCAAGCGGTACTTGGCTTTGACAACCTGCTTTACATCTCGATCGAAAGCCAACGTGCCCCCGTTGCCCAACAGGCGGCTGTGCGCCGCTGGGGCATCATCATCGCCGTCGCCCTGCGCATTGTTCTGCTGTTCGTCATCATCCGCCTGCTCGACGCGATGTCCGAACCCTTCTTTGTCCTCAATTGGGAAGGCGTGCTCACCGGCGGCGTCAACTTTGCCACATTGGTATTCATCATCGGTGGTGTCTTCATCATGTATACGGCAGTTAAGGAAATCGGCCATATGCTGACGATTGAACATCTGGATACGGACGTAGAGGCCAAATCAGGCAAATCTGCCGCGCAGGTGGTGATGCTGATTGTAATGATGAACTTGATTTTCTCATTTGATTCAGTGCTTTCTGCCCTTGCCATCACCGATGTCTTTGTCGTTCTCGCCATTGCGATCATCCTCTCGGGCATCGCCATGCTGGTGCTTGCCGACAGCGTCACCCGCTTTCTGGAAGCCAACCGCATGTATGAGGTCCTCGGCCTGTTCATCCTGCTGATCGTCGGCATCGTCCTGCTTGGCGAAGCCGGACAAGCCGCCGCCCATGCCATGCATGATCCTGATCTGGCGCTGCGGTTCTTCGGCTATGAGGTGATCCCGATGTCCAAAACCACTTTCTACTTCTCTGTGGTGGTGCTGGTCGCGGTCGAGGTCATTCAATCCGGCTACACCCGCAAGCTTAACGCGGAACGCCGCACCGGGGCACGTCACTAG
- a CDS encoding cytochrome b/b6 domain-containing protein produces MSRLSSLLPPLPSRRATLKAVHWAMVPLLIWFLLVTPDDVLPFGPKAFQAHSLLALFFVTLCLLWTADYLRRGLASRPGPKLPPWARITHQLLHKSLIWGLFGIALTGFLLGLTSAVLLKAGGILPIAPPLDMKQANEIIGQIHIFEFYLVALIAVIHALFHIWRQVHLRDNALRIMTPKALHRFL; encoded by the coding sequence ATGTCCCGCCTGTCCTCATTGCTGCCCCCTCTGCCCTCGCGCCGTGCGACGCTCAAGGCGGTGCATTGGGCCATGGTGCCCCTGCTGATCTGGTTCCTGCTGGTCACCCCTGACGATGTACTGCCCTTCGGCCCCAAAGCCTTTCAGGCCCATTCGCTGCTTGCCTTGTTCTTTGTCACCCTCTGTCTGCTCTGGACCGCCGATTACCTGCGCCGGGGTCTGGCCAGCCGCCCTGGGCCAAAACTGCCGCCCTGGGCGCGCATCACCCACCAGCTGCTGCACAAAAGCCTGATCTGGGGGCTGTTCGGCATCGCGCTCACCGGCTTCCTGCTGGGGTTGACCTCTGCTGTGCTGCTCAAGGCCGGTGGCATCCTGCCCATTGCGCCGCCATTGGATATGAAACAGGCCAATGAAATCATCGGCCAGATCCATATCTTTGAATTCTACCTTGTTGCCCTGATCGCCGTCATCCATGCGCTGTTCCACATCTGGCGGCAGGTTCATCTGCGCGACAATGCCCTGCGGATCATGACCCCCAAGGCGCTGCACCGGTTTTTGTGA
- a CDS encoding toxic anion resistance protein translates to MSDTVREKATQSLAMVEEVTAVVLPEPTEANAIVPLEKADKPMGDEIKRRMAEIDMDDTQSIVSFGSAAQAELQEISQSMLADVRNKDVGPAGDSLRSIVTTIRGFSVSELDVRRDRSWWEKLLGRAAPFAKFTAKFEEVQSQIDRITDNLLSHEHTLLKDIKSLDVLYEKTLQFYDELALYIAAGEAKLAELDATTIPAKEKEVEAAAENDAVMVAQELRDIRAARDDLERRVHDLKLTRQVTMQSLPSIRLVQENDKSLVTKINSTLVNTVPLWETQLAQAVTIQRSAEAAVAVREANDLTNELLTSNAKNLRDSNKIIRQEMERGVFDIEAVKQANADLIGTIEESLQIADEGKAKRAAAEVELKEMEAKLRDTLAAAKAKKTGLGDTAAGSVTG, encoded by the coding sequence ATGTCTGACACAGTACGTGAAAAAGCCACTCAATCTTTGGCCATGGTCGAAGAGGTAACCGCCGTCGTCCTGCCCGAACCCACAGAGGCAAATGCAATTGTCCCGCTGGAGAAAGCCGACAAACCCATGGGTGACGAGATCAAACGCCGCATGGCCGAGATCGATATGGACGACACCCAATCCATCGTTTCCTTCGGCTCTGCCGCGCAGGCCGAATTGCAGGAAATCAGCCAGTCGATGCTGGCGGATGTGCGCAACAAGGATGTCGGCCCCGCCGGTGATTCCCTGCGCAGCATCGTCACCACCATTCGCGGATTTTCCGTGTCGGAACTGGATGTGCGCCGCGACCGCAGCTGGTGGGAAAAACTGCTGGGCCGCGCCGCGCCTTTTGCAAAATTCACCGCCAAGTTTGAAGAAGTGCAAAGCCAGATCGACCGCATCACCGACAATCTGCTGAGCCATGAACACACACTGCTGAAAGACATCAAATCACTGGATGTCCTCTATGAAAAAACGTTGCAGTTCTATGACGAGCTGGCGCTTTACATCGCAGCGGGCGAGGCCAAGCTGGCCGAACTGGACGCCACTACCATTCCCGCCAAGGAAAAAGAGGTTGAGGCCGCCGCAGAGAATGACGCCGTGATGGTGGCACAGGAGTTGCGCGACATCCGCGCCGCCCGTGACGACCTGGAACGCCGTGTGCATGATCTGAAACTGACCCGTCAGGTGACCATGCAATCCCTGCCCTCGATCCGTTTGGTGCAGGAAAACGACAAATCACTGGTCACTAAAATCAATTCGACCCTCGTGAACACCGTCCCCCTGTGGGAAACCCAGCTGGCACAGGCGGTGACCATCCAGCGTTCCGCCGAAGCGGCCGTTGCTGTGCGTGAAGCCAATGACCTGACCAATGAATTGCTGACCTCAAACGCCAAGAACCTGCGTGACAGCAACAAGATCATCCGTCAGGAAATGGAACGTGGCGTCTTTGACATTGAGGCCGTGAAACAGGCCAATGCCGACCTGATCGGCACCATCGAGGAATCGCTGCAAATCGCTGATGAAGGCAAGGCCAAACGTGCCGCTGCCGAAGTGGAGCTGAAGGAAATGGAAGCCAAGCTGCGCGATACACTGGCCGCCGCCAAAGCGAAAAAGACCGGCTTGGGCGATACCGCTGCCGGTTCTGTCACGGGCTGA
- a CDS encoding metal-dependent hydrolase: MNIIWLGHGSFRFEIEDQIVLLDPWLNGNPMMTEDQHAAAITGATHILVTHAHFDHITDVVAISKQTGAPVSGMYELAQFLAAEGAVEGQAFNMGGTIAIGDKVSASMVPASHSSSADVANSRRYMGNESGFILRGEGHTVYISGDTGIMADMDWIGDFYKPDIGILSAGGHFTMGMPEAAYAAKRYFNFKTVIPCHYRTMPVLEQSAKVLADGLPGVDVVEPEVLQAIEI; this comes from the coding sequence ATGAATATCATCTGGCTTGGCCACGGCTCGTTCCGCTTTGAAATTGAGGATCAGATTGTGCTGCTTGATCCTTGGCTCAACGGCAATCCCATGATGACAGAGGACCAACATGCCGCAGCCATCACCGGGGCCACACATATTCTGGTGACCCACGCGCATTTCGACCACATTACGGATGTCGTCGCGATTTCCAAACAAACCGGCGCACCGGTATCGGGGATGTATGAACTGGCGCAATTCCTTGCTGCAGAGGGCGCTGTCGAAGGACAGGCGTTCAACATGGGCGGCACCATTGCGATTGGCGACAAAGTATCGGCCAGCATGGTGCCCGCCTCGCATTCTTCATCTGCGGATGTCGCGAACTCCCGCCGCTATATGGGCAATGAGAGCGGTTTTATCCTGCGCGGTGAAGGGCATACGGTCTATATCTCGGGCGATACCGGCATCATGGCCGATATGGACTGGATCGGGGATTTCTACAAACCCGACATCGGCATCCTGTCTGCGGGAGGGCATTTCACCATGGGCATGCCCGAGGCCGCCTATGCCGCGAAACGCTATTTCAACTTCAAAACGGTGATCCCCTGCCACTACCGCACCATGCCGGTGCTGGAACAATCTGCAAAGGTTCTGGCTGATGGGCTGCCCGGTGTCGATGTCGTAGAACCGGAGGTCTTGCAGGCAATCGAGATTTAA
- a CDS encoding TFIIB-type zinc finger domain-containing protein: MDDTPLPDAPLSEHRFPCDTCGSDLRYAPDAGRLVCDHCGNTETIEGSGFNVQAIAELDLRAGLNADLPPEQMEETRVTTCPNCAAQVEFDTGKHATECPFCATPVVVDTGTNRHIKPRAVLPFALTQEVARDAMNDWLGGLWFAPNGLQEYARKGRRMQGIYVPYWTYDANTRSSYTGQRGTVYYVSETVMRDGKRVTRQVPKVRWRAASGRVSRFFDDVLVLASKSLPKKYTDALEPWDLSALEPYAPEYLAGFRAEAYAVPLQDGFAEARAHMDRVIERDVKFDIGGDRQRVHSIDTDLSNLTFKHVLLPVWLAAYKYRGKTYRFVVNGRTGRVQGERPFSAIKITFAVILGAIAAGIIGYLAAQQ; this comes from the coding sequence ATGGACGATACACCCCTTCCCGATGCGCCCCTGTCAGAACACCGCTTTCCCTGTGACACCTGCGGCAGTGACCTGCGCTATGCCCCGGATGCAGGGCGGCTGGTCTGTGACCATTGCGGCAATACCGAAACCATCGAAGGCAGCGGTTTTAACGTACAGGCCATTGCCGAACTGGACCTGCGCGCAGGGCTGAACGCCGATCTCCCCCCCGAGCAGATGGAAGAAACCCGCGTCACCACCTGCCCCAATTGCGCCGCACAGGTGGAATTCGACACCGGCAAACACGCCACCGAATGCCCGTTCTGCGCCACCCCTGTGGTGGTCGACACCGGTACCAACCGCCACATCAAACCCCGCGCTGTTCTGCCCTTTGCCCTGACCCAGGAGGTCGCGCGCGATGCGATGAACGACTGGCTGGGCGGTTTGTGGTTCGCGCCCAACGGATTACAGGAATATGCCCGCAAAGGGCGCCGGATGCAGGGGATCTATGTCCCCTATTGGACCTATGACGCCAATACCCGCAGCAGCTATACCGGCCAGCGCGGCACCGTCTATTACGTCAGCGAAACCGTGATGCGTGATGGCAAACGGGTGACGCGGCAAGTGCCCAAAGTGCGCTGGCGCGCCGCCTCCGGCCGGGTCTCGCGGTTCTTTGACGATGTGCTGGTGCTGGCCTCCAAATCCCTGCCGAAGAAATACACCGATGCCCTTGAACCCTGGGACCTCTCAGCCCTTGAACCCTATGCGCCTGAATACCTCGCCGGTTTCCGCGCCGAAGCCTATGCCGTCCCGCTGCAAGACGGCTTTGCCGAGGCCCGCGCCCATATGGACCGCGTCATCGAACGGGACGTGAAATTCGACATCGGCGGCGACCGCCAGCGGGTGCATAGCATCGACACGGATCTGTCGAACCTGACGTTCAAACATGTGCTGCTGCCGGTCTGGCTGGCGGCCTATAAATACCGTGGCAAAACCTATCGTTTTGTCGTCAACGGGCGTACCGGTCGGGTACAGGGCGAACGCCCCTTCTCGGCCATAAAAATCACCTTTGCGGTGATCCTTGGTGCCATCGCGGCCGGGATCATCGGCTATCTGGCAGCACAACAATGA
- a CDS encoding DUF2927 domain-containing protein produces MIRPFSVLAFAAALTSCTVEPVVTPVAKPKARPVVAAPPPVVAKPTSQKSAMLRQYFNQVERAQRSQGLLREDGGGEDTPFTADMLARNFEQIAFFNEYDGNFSGRGGASPLRRWADPVRMQVIFGDGVPPSQRKKDQDAVNSYARRLARVTGHPVSTNGAPNFIVIIASEDDRAETLEQAAARVPGISTSSLVAFRNMRRDTYCAVAAFAAGPDRSTYTGAVAVIRAENPDLLRLSCIHEELAQGLGLANDSPAARPSIFNDDDEFALLTNHDELLLKMLYDPRLRPGMHAKDAAPLTRIIARELTGGPL; encoded by the coding sequence ATGATCAGACCTTTTAGCGTTTTGGCTTTTGCCGCCGCCCTTACCTCTTGTACGGTCGAACCTGTTGTGACGCCCGTTGCAAAACCCAAGGCGCGGCCCGTTGTTGCGGCCCCGCCCCCGGTTGTCGCCAAACCCACCTCACAGAAAAGCGCGATGTTGCGGCAATATTTCAATCAGGTGGAACGGGCGCAGCGCAGTCAGGGCCTGCTGCGCGAGGATGGCGGTGGCGAAGACACGCCGTTTACTGCGGATATGCTGGCACGCAACTTTGAACAGATCGCCTTTTTCAACGAATATGACGGGAATTTCTCCGGTCGTGGCGGGGCCAGCCCGCTGCGCCGCTGGGCCGACCCTGTGCGCATGCAGGTGATCTTTGGCGATGGGGTTCCCCCCTCGCAGCGCAAAAAGGATCAGGATGCCGTCAACAGCTATGCCCGCCGACTGGCCCGGGTCACAGGTCATCCGGTCTCGACAAATGGCGCGCCCAATTTCATCGTGATCATTGCCTCCGAAGACGACCGCGCGGAAACGCTGGAACAGGCAGCGGCGCGTGTGCCGGGCATCTCCACATCGTCGCTGGTCGCCTTTCGTAACATGCGCCGCGACACCTATTGCGCCGTTGCCGCCTTTGCCGCCGGTCCCGACCGCAGCACCTATACCGGGGCTGTCGCGGTGATTCGCGCCGAAAACCCGGATCTCTTGCGGCTGTCCTGCATCCACGAGGAACTGGCCCAGGGGCTGGGGCTGGCCAATGACAGCCCCGCCGCGCGGCCCTCTATCTTTAACGATGACGATGAATTTGCGCTGTTGACCAACCATGATGAGCTGCTGCTCAAAATGCTCTATGATCCCCGCCTACGCCCCGGCATGCACGCCAAGGACGCCGCGCCCCTGACCCGCATCATCGCACGTGAACTGACCGGTGGGCCGCTGTAA
- a CDS encoding nucleoside deaminase, with protein sequence MVFRSFMDVALREAEAAGARGEVPVGAVVVNAAGDVVAQAGNRTRELHDPTAHAEVLAIRAACAALGSERLIGHDLYVTLEPCAMCAAAIAASRIGRLYYGAGDPKSGGVAQGARVFAHAQCHHAPEVYDGIDAAASEAMLKAFFAGKRGG encoded by the coding sequence ATGGTATTTCGATCTTTCATGGATGTGGCTCTGCGCGAGGCAGAGGCGGCGGGTGCGCGCGGCGAGGTGCCGGTGGGTGCCGTTGTGGTCAATGCGGCGGGCGATGTGGTCGCGCAGGCGGGCAACCGGACCCGCGAATTGCATGATCCGACCGCCCATGCCGAAGTGCTGGCGATCCGCGCGGCCTGTGCGGCGCTTGGGTCGGAGCGCCTGATCGGGCATGACCTCTATGTGACGCTGGAACCCTGCGCGATGTGTGCCGCCGCGATTGCGGCCAGCCGGATCGGGCGGCTGTATTACGGGGCGGGTGATCCCAAATCCGGCGGCGTGGCGCAGGGGGCACGGGTGTTTGCCCATGCCCAATGCCATCACGCGCCCGAGGTCTATGACGGGATAGATGCTGCCGCCTCTGAGGCGATGCTAAAGGCGTTTTTTGCGGGAAAAAGAGGCGGTTAA